ATAGTACTTTCTTGTAATGTTTTCCCTAATGTAATTATAGTTAAAACTAAAACATCTTCAGGATTCTCTATTTGAAGTTCTTTTATAGTTTCATCGTTTAAATTTATTTCGTAATCCTTATATATCTCAAAAGGGCTAGTTGTTACAAAACTTATATCTTCTTCTTTAGATTTTAATATTTTAAATTTTTCATTATTTTCTAAATTTTCTAACTCAAAACTTAACAACAACTCAAATCCAGGTAATCCTTTTTTAAAAGTTAGTTCCATAATTCTACTCCTATCTTAAATAATCTAATATTGTAGGTTGTAACAACTTAGATCCAACTTGTAATGTTGCATTATATATCATCTGAGCTTCTTTTAATTCCATAAATTTATCAGCATAATTAACATCTTGCATCAGAGAAAA
The nucleotide sequence above comes from Paraclostridium bifermentans. Encoded proteins:
- the fliW gene encoding flagellar assembly protein FliW, whose translation is MELTFKKGLPGFELLLSFELENLENNEKFKILKSKEEDISFVTTSPFEIYKDYEINLNDETIKELQIENPEDVLVLTIITLGKTLQESTINLKAPIIINIKSNLGRQYILQTDKYETKHPLIRSEQNASSN